In Deltaproteobacteria bacterium, one DNA window encodes the following:
- a CDS encoding ParA family protein, with protein MANNIRNRIAGRLRNLIAEPLEKGQHEAITIAVASSKGGVGKTTTSVNLAVAFAKRGVKTLLVDLDPQAHVAASLRSQTPATSMTISDVLLGRAREVFEVAYPSDCPNLDLAGSDKGLAETEMVLSAKIGKELILEGALETTRSHYELIILDCPPNLGTITLNALCAADQLLVPSDMSMLALEGVGDILATVQTLRTRLHRQLGVLGILATRVDGRATRMNSDIEESVNDLYGKQLLKTRIPQSSPLNKAHLAGKHIFSFAPRSPGALAYANLAAELAPRLALEKAKLPRHKVATVAQQSASRAQ; from the coding sequence ATGGCTAATAATATTCGCAACAGAATTGCTGGACGACTTCGTAACCTCATAGCGGAACCTTTGGAGAAAGGTCAGCATGAGGCAATTACCATTGCAGTTGCTTCAAGTAAGGGCGGTGTTGGTAAAACAACCACCTCCGTGAATCTTGCTGTGGCCTTTGCTAAGCGCGGCGTGAAAACCTTGTTGGTGGATCTTGATCCTCAAGCACATGTAGCCGCATCACTTCGTTCACAAACGCCAGCGACTTCCATGACCATCTCAGATGTTCTACTCGGCCGAGCCCGTGAAGTATTTGAAGTGGCTTATCCTTCGGACTGCCCTAATTTGGATCTGGCGGGTTCCGACAAAGGTCTGGCCGAAACGGAAATGGTTCTTTCTGCGAAAATTGGCAAAGAGCTTATCCTCGAAGGCGCTCTCGAAACGACCCGCAGTCATTATGAACTCATCATTCTAGACTGCCCGCCCAACCTTGGGACCATTACCCTCAACGCACTATGCGCCGCCGACCAATTGCTTGTTCCAAGCGATATGTCGATGCTGGCTCTTGAAGGTGTTGGTGATATTCTCGCAACTGTTCAAACGCTAAGAACACGTTTACATCGCCAGCTCGGTGTTTTGGGAATCTTAGCCACCCGAGTTGACGGCAGAGCGACGCGCATGAATTCAGATATTGAAGAAAGCGTAAACGACCTCTACGGCAAGCAACTTCTTAAGACCCGGATCCCGCAAAGCTCGCCGCTGAACAAAGCACACCTTGCCGGCAAACATATCTTCAGCTTTGCACCACGTTCACCGGGTGCCCTGGCCTACGCCAATCTCGCAGCGGAACTGGCACCTCGTCTCGCCCTTGAGAAAGCGAAGCTGCCCCGCCATAAAGTTGCGACAGTGGCTCAGCAAAGTGCAAGCCGCGCACAGTAA